A region from the Spea bombifrons isolate aSpeBom1 chromosome 7, aSpeBom1.2.pri, whole genome shotgun sequence genome encodes:
- the MAP3K19 gene encoding mitogen-activated protein kinase kinase kinase 19, with product MDEEAPAMFLEAAAGGDLDQIMSIISASEANLGLVNVHHPQTGNTALILATEGRFPQVVDFLLERGADVTLRNFSHRTAVHVATEPVRGQLLSALRRASFPRLGLAQAAWQGDLEAVRHLLSAEPAPDVNLPNEQGFTPLMLAMRDTELFDQLLVDYRPLDVVQELLKHNANPRLCDSSGKSVSFYASEVTGSMRQQLIDVLNESLSSPGIDTQNEAGAFCPETKPPLLNSPTSTDETGSAAQICSPGPQVCSERISTESIKRKENCDRETETENPEAVPRIMSGLQRRTFLLQDIDGIKRNGMQKTSLPRLWHTEPLPRELTSSKLTNDHFPPMRPSHRKKDEGPEQRKSLGLAYLLYGSRSEPNITETLRANPLTDIADIKQHISQRLGPTGSTRSNEMKLHVPASCHSPRSVRLPPLIRNRSRTKDEIDLSAVVLSLVKPADEMPESPTPAQRSPEGFPQERSSFQLRHWDFSTGRVTVSAENLEPSHLEEAKLFQDVDQEEVNETDRRIQNVSESASQTGRELEVQDVVLVNESTSNINVNESKTDKHLMDGSELKDAEGLHPFRTSTPEPVSFVLITFSEQKPQCSSNVRPTRRKGNICGVPHNVNHSFNINAQKENEKPKKNKRLRNKSAPESSLKNHPRPLSNSKKINIKSVPVPTLGLLVPRTIPKTSKKVQRLEESSFDKSSQKSHARLPHFKKKSNPLTKSPSPLSGRSRTAIGMLTYDDMYKEMTPQKGGPGMFEMFPTDLYGVGTCKEGDEPGRTSISSNKRFASASAKSLSANDTKGRTQKRPNSKTRKSSSALSQKHRSSLKTEKATKDDQTNTRDNVVIISGMDWQIKAIKQEDFNKNKKALGVSEAIGAGQQNGHYSELSIIKEATLEKSLSMSGRFRGTFHQMILEMGQSPGKEIDQRGISEQSKEELSEDDDDDDDGQRGINHEEDVQNVPTPETRDLLERGAHEKQLAEGSFGNSKSTGGNFYFENHGKKSCSEDEGDAESACTIAKLFEDICTDPDSESTDELIRHLMQQISSIDEKESSLSKTLPSTKTESETQKSQEQHENLEKGGKTPDSKERNKSESLNTDNNSNNLNLDEGICEFNHKTDGAISWIKGEMLGRGAYGTVYCGLTSQGELIAAKQVALDASDPATAKKEYNKLQEEVDLLKTLKHENIVGYLGTSLQDNVVTIFMEFVPGGSISSILKQFGPLHEIVISRYTKHILRGIAYLHNNRVIHRDVKGNNVMLMPNGILKLIDFGCAKRLTRLSMSGTHNEVLKSMHGTPYWMAPEVITESGHGAKSDIWSIGCTVFEMATGKPPLAYMNKMAAMYYIATGKGFMPTLPDHFSIKARNFVNLCLTRDQNDRPSAEQLLQHPFVKRKL from the exons ATGGATGAGGAAGCCCCCGCCATGTTTTTGGAGGCCGCTGCCGGCGGCGACTTGGACCAGATCATGAGCATCATCTCTGCATCCGAGGCAAACCTGGGACTCGTAAACGTTCATCATCCGCAGACTGGGAACACGGCCCTGATACTGGCCACGGAAGGACGCTTTCCACAG GTCGTCGACTTCTTGCTGGAGCGCGGAGCAGACGTCACGTTGCGCAACTTCAGCCACCGGACAGCCGTGCACGTGGCCACCGAGCCCGTCCGCGGGCAGCTTCTCTCTGCCCTCAGAAGAGCCTCCTTTCCCCGGCTGGGTCTGGCACAGGCTGCATGGCAAGGAGACCTGGAAGCCGTGCGGCACCTGTTG TCCGCAGAGCCGGCGCCGGACGTAAACCTCCCAAACGAGCAGGGCTTCACCCCGCTGATGTTAGCCATGCGCGACACAGAGCTGTTTGATCAATTGCTCGTTGACTACAGACCCCTGGATGTTGTGCAGGAACTTCTAAAACATAACGC GAATCCCCGGCTTTGTGATTCGAGTGGGAAGTCAGTAAGTTTCTATGCGTCAGAGGTTACCGGCTCCATGAGACAACAGCTGATAGACGTCCTGAACGAGTCCTTATCTAGTCCAG GGATCGACACTCAGAATGAAGCCGGTGCCTTTTGTCCTGAAACAAAGCCTCCTTTATTAAACTCGCCTACAAGTACAGACGAGACCGGCTCAGCAGCCCAGATCTGCAGCCCGGGACCCCAG GTTTGCAGCGAGAGAATTTCCACTGAAAGCATCAAACGGAAAGAAAATTGTGATCGGGAAACCGAGACGGAGAACCCTGAAGCAG TCCCCAGGATCATGAGCGGACTTCAAAGGAGAACTTTCCTTCTACAAGATATAGACGGGATCAAGAGAAATGGGAt GCAGAAGACCTCATTACCCAGACTATGGCACACCGAACCTTTACCGCGTGAGCTCACAAGCTCAAAGCTCACCAATGATCACTTCCCGCCGATGCGTCCTTCCCACCGCAAGAAAGACGAGGGTCCTGAACAGAGGAAGAGTTTGGGGCTCGCTTACCTGCTGTATGGATCGAGATCCGAACCCAACATAACAGAGACCCTCAGAGCAAACCCGCTCACCGATATAGCAGACATCAAGCAACACATTTCACaaa gACTCGGCCCGACCGGATCCACCAGGAGCAACGAG ATGAAACTG CACGTCCCTGCGTCGTGTCATTCTCCGAGGTCAGTCCGACTACCGCCACTGATAAGAAACCGGTCCAGGACAAAAGATGAAATCGACCTCTCTGCCGTCGTTCTGTCTCTGGTTAAACCCGCAGACGAAATGCCCGAATCACCGACCCCGGCTCAGCGCAGCCCCGAGGGCTTTCCACAAGAAAGAAGTTCTTTCCAACTGCGCCACTGGGATTTCAGTACAGGCCGTGTTACCGTTTCCGCCGAAAATCTGGAACCATCTCACCTAGAGGAAGCCAAGCTTTTTCAAGACGTGGACCAGGAAGAAGTAAATGAAACTGATAGACGTATCCAAAATGTATCGGAAAGCGCCAGTCAGACGGGGAGAGAGCTTGAGGTCCAAGACGTTGTTTTGGTAAATGAATCAACGTCTAATATCAATGTCAATGAATCAAAAACCGACAAACATCTTATGGACGGCAGTGAATTAAAAGACGCCGAAGGTCTTCATCCTTTCAGAACCTCAACGCCAGAACCCGTGTCTTTTGTACTTATTACTTTCTCTGAGCAAAAACCTCAATGTTCTTCTAACGTCAGACCCACAAGACGAAAGGGCAACATCTGCGGTGTGCCTCATAATGTCAACCACAGCTTTAATATTAACGCTCAAAAGGAGAACGAGAAGCCCAAGAAGAATAAAAGACTTAGAAATAAATCAGCTCCGGAGTCTTCTTTAAAGAACCACCCAAGACCTCTTTCTAACAGcaagaaaataaacataaaaagcgTTCCGGTCCCTACTTTGGGATTACTGGTTCCTCGGACTATTCCAAAAACGTCCAAGAAGGTCCAACGCTTAGAAGAAAGCAGTTTCGATAAATCAAGCCAAAAATCTCACGCGCGGTTACCGCActtcaagaaaaaaagtaacCCGCTAACGAAATCACCAAGCCCTTTAAGCGGTAGATCAAGGACAGCGATAGGAATGTTGACCTACGATGACATGTACAAGGAGATGACGCCACAAAAGGGAGGTCCGGGTATGTTTGAAATGTTCCCTACGGATTTATACGGCGTTGGGACTTGTAAAGAGGGTGACGAGCCTGGCAGAACATCCATTTCATCAAATAAGCGTTTTGCTTCAGCAAGTGCCAAGTCGCTGAGTGCCAACGATACCAAAGGAAGGACGCAGAAAAGACCCAATTCTAAAACTAGAAAGAGCTCGTCTGCGTTAAGCCAAAAGCACAGAAGCTCATTGAAAACAGAGAAAGCTACCAAAGACGATCAAACTAATACACGAGATAACGTGGTCATCATTTCCGGAATGGACTGGCAGATCAAAGCAATAAAACAAGAGGACttcaacaaaaataagaaaGCGCTCGGAGTGTCGGAAGCCATAGGTGCGGGTCAGCAAAATGGTCATTATTCCGAATTATCCATAATTAAAGAGGCTACGTTAGAAAAGTCACTTAGTATGAGTGGGCGCTTCAGAGGGACCTTCCACCAGATGATCTTGGAAATGGGACAAAGTCCAGGTAAAGAGATTGATCAACGTGGAATATCAGAACAGTCTAAAGAAGAGTTGtcagaagatgatgatgatgatgacgatggTCAACGAGGAATCAACCATGAAGAGGACGTTCAGAATGTTCCAACACCAGAAACGAGAGATTTATTGGAAAGAGGTGCTCATGAGAAACAATTGGCTGAGGGTTCCTTTGGAAATTCTAAAAGCACCGGCGGTAATTTCTATTTTGAAAACCACGGGAAGAAAAGCTGTAGTGAAGACGAAGGAGATGCAGAAAGCGCCTGTACGATTGCTAAACTTTTCGAGGATATTTGTACCGACCCAGACAGCGAATCGACCGATGAGCTGATTCGGCATCTGATGCAACAAATTTCATCCATCGACGAAAAGGAAAGCAGTCTTTCCAAGACGCTGCCGAGTACGAAGACGGAGTCTGAAACGCAAAAATCCCAGGAGCAACACGAGAACCTAGAAAAAGGAGGGAAAACGCCCGATAGCAAAGAG CGTAACAAAAGTGAGAGTCTTAACACCGATAATAATTCGAACAATCTGAACCTCGATGAAGGCATCTGTGAATTCAACCACAAAACCGACGGTGCCATCTCATGGATCAAGGGCGAAATGTTAGGAAGAGGAGCCTACGGAACG GTGTACTGCGGTCTTACTAGTCAGGGCGAGCTGATAGCTGCTAAACAGGTTGCTTTGGACGCCTCTGACCCAGCGACGGCCAAGAAGGAATATAATAAACTCCAAGAAGAAGTGGATCTTCTGAAAACACTGAAGCACGAAAATATAGTTGGCTATCTGGGAACAAGTCTACAAGACAACGTGGTGACCATCTTCATGGAATTTGTCCCGGGAGGATCGATCTCCAGTATCTTGAAACAGTTTGGGCCTCTACATGAAATTGTTATCAGTAGGTACACAAAGCATATCCTGCGAGGCATTGCGTATCTTCACAACAACAGAGTCATCCATAGGGACGTCAAGGGAAATAACGTCATGCTCATGCCAAACGGGATTCTAAAACTGATAGACTTTGGATGTGCCAAACGACTGACGAGGTTAAGTATGAGCGGGACGCACAACGAGGTGCTGAAGTCCATGCACGGGACGCCTTATTGGATGGCACCAGAAGTCATTACGGAGTCCGGACACGGAGCCAAATCGGATATTTGGAGTATCGGATGCACTGTGTTTGAAATGGCAACGGGAAAGCCGCCTCTGGCCTACATGAACAAGATGGCTGCCATGTATTACATAGCCACCGGGAAGGGATTCATGCCAACACTTCCTGACCATTTCTCCATTAAAGCAAGAAACTTTGTGAATTTGTGTTTGACTAG GGATCAAAATGACCGCCCTTCAGCGGAACAACTGTTACAACATCCATTCGTCAAAAGAAAATTATGA
- the CCNT2 gene encoding cyclin-T2 isoform X1 translates to MADGRATPSRWFFTREQLENSPSRRCGVEADKELSYRQQAANLIQDMGQRLNVSQLTINTAIVYMHRFYMHHSFTKYHRNVMSPTALFLAAKVEEQPRKLEHVIKVSHACLNPLDPLLDVKSDAYLQQAQELVILETVLLQTLGFEITIEHPHTDVVKCTQLVRASKDLAQTSYFMATNSLHLTTFCLQYKPTVIACVCIHLACKWSNWEIPVSTDGKHWWEYVDQTVTLELLDELTHEFLQILEKTPSRLKRIRNWRAIQAAKKPKSEGQLDNSLLGSSLVQSSILVDPVAGIASNASFPKTTSSAFPAPVPLNSGSIQTTPDELALMTTAMPSTSYMASHHEWPQHQDQPRTEQAYNQKQENSMPVAQYNLNYQPSTAAPLHVGLHHRSDKGSEHAVKSEHAHKSGSSKHHGQMYAPAAAISHKMSLDKYREKRKLETVEVDVRDPYLPAHAEQQHHKKHSHVPGGSSVTSPIKMKIPIANTEKTEKHSSDKKDKGGSLKLRIPIPPTERPASKEDFKLKIKVSSTDRHSSSDEGSGKSKTSSPHMSKEHKDKHKEHSSNRHHSSSHKHSHSHTYSSGSNNNSNKLSTDGMPTTVLRSPIGLTNDGGTSSSSSSRKRPHPSDASYNHHSKMSKSSKSSGSSTSSSSLKQYISSHNTVLNHPLPPPPPVTYQVGYGHLSTLVKLDKKPVESNGPDSSHEYGANSQHMDYKDTFDMLDSLLSAQGMNM, encoded by the exons ATGGCGGACGGCCGAGCGACCCCTTCTCGCTGGTTCTTTACCCGGGAACAGCTGGAGAACAGCCCGTCCCGGCGCTGCGGCGTGGAGGCGGACAAGGAGCTCTCGTACCGCCAGCAAGCAGCCAACCTCATCCAGGACATGGGACAGCGGCTCAATGT ATCCCAGCTGACCATAAACACTGCCATTGTTTACATGCACAGATTTTATATGCATCATTCTTTTACCAAATATCACAGAAAC GTAATGTCTCCTACTGCTTTGTTCCTGGCCGCCAAAGTAGAGGAACAGCCTAGAAAACTTGAACATGTCATCAAAGTGTCTCATGCGTGTCTTAATCCACTAGATCCATTGTTGGACGTGAAAAGCGAC GCATACTTGCAACAAGCGCAAGAGCTGGTTATACTTGAAACTGTACTGCTACAGACATTAG GCTTTGAGATCACTATTGAACACCCGCACACCGATGTCGTGAAATGTACCCAGTTAGTGAGAG CAAGCAAGGACTTGGCTCAGACCTCCTATTTCATGGCTACCAACAG CCTGCACCTTACTACGTTCTGCCTTCAGTACAAACCCACGGTAATAGCATGCGTATGCATTCATCTGGCCTGCAAATGGTCCAACTGGGAGATCCCTGTATCAACAGATGGCAAACACTGGTGGGAATATGTGGACCAGACGGTTACTCTGGAGCTACTTGATG aACTAACACATGAATTTCTGCAAATACTCGAGAAAACCCCAAGTAGATTAAAGAGAATTCGAAACTGGAGG GCTATCCAGGCTGCAAAGAAGCCCAAATCCGAAGGCCAGCTCGACAATTCCCTCCTTGGTTCATCTCTGGTCCAAAGTTCCATTTTGGTTGATCCCGTTGCTGGTATCGCCTCAAATGCAAGTTTTCCCAAGACGACATCTTCCGCTTTTCCTGCACCGGTACCTTTGAACTCAGGTAGCATCCAGACAACTCCAGACGAATTGGCATTAATGACCACGGCTATGCCTAGTACCTCATACATGGCATCCCACCACGAGTGGCCTCAGCATCAAGATCAACCAAGGACTGAACAAGCTTATAACCAGAAACAAGAAAATTCCATGCCTGTTGCACAATACAATCTGAACTATCAACCAAGCACTGCTGCACCACTCCATGTGGGCTTACACCATCGGAGCGACAAAGGTTCTGAGCATGCCGTGAAGTCAGAACACGCTCATAAGTCTGGGAGCAGTAAACATCACGGTCAAATGTATGCACCTGCTGCGGCCATTTCCCATAAAATGTCATTGGACAAGTACAGGGAGAAGCGTAAACTTGAAACAGTCGAAGTCGACGTAAGGGATCCGTACTTACCAGCACACGCAGAGCAGCAACATCACAAAAAGCACAGCCATGTGCCTGGTGGCAGCTCTGTGACGTCTCCCATCAAAATGAAAATTCCAATCGCGAACACGGAAAAGACGGAAAAACACTCGTCCGACAAAAAAGATAAGGGCGGGTCGCTTAAGCTGCGGATCCCTATCCCACCCACAGAGCGGCCCGCCAGCAAAGAGGActttaaattgaaaataaaagtatCTTCCACAGACAGACACAGCTCGTCCGACGAGGGCAGTGGCAAAAGCAAGACGTCTAGCCCTCATATGAGCAAAGAACACAAGGACAAGCACAAAGAGCATTCTTCCAACAGGCACCACAGTAGCAGCCACAAGCATTCCCATTCACATACTTACAGCAGCGGGAGCAACAATAATAGCAATAAACTTTCCACCGATGGCATGCCAACAACTGTCTTGAGGAGTCCCATTGGCCTGACTAACGATGGTGGTACCTCGAGCTCCAGCTCTTCGAGAAAGAGGCCGCATCCCAGCGATGCCTCTTACAACCACCACTCGAAAATGAGCAAAAGTTCCAAAAGTTCAGGTAGTTCTACCAGTTCTTCCTCTCTTAAGCAGTATATATCGTCTCACAACACTGTTCTTAACCATCCCTTACCCCCTCCTCCCCCTGTCACATACCAGGTGGGCTACGGGCATCTCAGCACCCTCGTGAAACTGGACAAGAAGCCCGTGGAGAGCAACGGCCCTGATTCCAGTCACGAGTATGGTGCAAACAGCCAGCACATGGACTACAAAGATACATTCGACATGCTGGATTCACTTTTAAGTGCCCAAGGAATGAACATGTAA
- the CCNT2 gene encoding cyclin-T2 isoform X2: MADGRATPSRWFFTREQLENSPSRRCGVEADKELSYRQQAANLIQDMGQRLNVSQLTINTAIVYMHRFYMHHSFTKYHRNVMSPTALFLAAKVEEQPRKLEHVIKVSHACLNPLDPLLDVKSDAYLQQAQELVILETVLLQTLGFEITIEHPHTDVVKCTQLVRASKDLAQTSYFMATNSLHLTTFCLQYKPTVIACVCIHLACKWSNWEIPVSTDGKHWWEYVDQTVTLELLDELTHEFLQILEKTPSRLKRIRNWRAIQAAKKPKSEGQLDNSLLGSSLVQSSILVDPVAGIASNASFPKTTSSAFPAPVPLNSGSIQTTPDELALMTTAMPSTSYMASHHEWPQHQDQPRTEQAYNQKQENSMPVAQYNLNYQPSTAAPLHVGLHHRSDKGSEHAVKSEHAHKSGSSKHHGQMYAPAAAISHKMSLDKYREKRKLETVEVDVRDPYLPAHAEQQHHKKHSHVPGGSSVTSPIKMKIPIANTEKTEKHSSDKKDKGGSLKLRIPIPPTERPASKEDFKLKIKVSSTDRHSSSDEGSGKSKTSSPHMSKEHKDKHKEHSSNRHHSSSHKHSHSHTYSSGSNNNSNKLSTDGMPTTVLRSPIGLTNDGGTSSSSSSRKRPHPSDASYNHHSKMSKSSKSSGGLRASQHPRETGQEARGEQRP; this comes from the exons ATGGCGGACGGCCGAGCGACCCCTTCTCGCTGGTTCTTTACCCGGGAACAGCTGGAGAACAGCCCGTCCCGGCGCTGCGGCGTGGAGGCGGACAAGGAGCTCTCGTACCGCCAGCAAGCAGCCAACCTCATCCAGGACATGGGACAGCGGCTCAATGT ATCCCAGCTGACCATAAACACTGCCATTGTTTACATGCACAGATTTTATATGCATCATTCTTTTACCAAATATCACAGAAAC GTAATGTCTCCTACTGCTTTGTTCCTGGCCGCCAAAGTAGAGGAACAGCCTAGAAAACTTGAACATGTCATCAAAGTGTCTCATGCGTGTCTTAATCCACTAGATCCATTGTTGGACGTGAAAAGCGAC GCATACTTGCAACAAGCGCAAGAGCTGGTTATACTTGAAACTGTACTGCTACAGACATTAG GCTTTGAGATCACTATTGAACACCCGCACACCGATGTCGTGAAATGTACCCAGTTAGTGAGAG CAAGCAAGGACTTGGCTCAGACCTCCTATTTCATGGCTACCAACAG CCTGCACCTTACTACGTTCTGCCTTCAGTACAAACCCACGGTAATAGCATGCGTATGCATTCATCTGGCCTGCAAATGGTCCAACTGGGAGATCCCTGTATCAACAGATGGCAAACACTGGTGGGAATATGTGGACCAGACGGTTACTCTGGAGCTACTTGATG aACTAACACATGAATTTCTGCAAATACTCGAGAAAACCCCAAGTAGATTAAAGAGAATTCGAAACTGGAGG GCTATCCAGGCTGCAAAGAAGCCCAAATCCGAAGGCCAGCTCGACAATTCCCTCCTTGGTTCATCTCTGGTCCAAAGTTCCATTTTGGTTGATCCCGTTGCTGGTATCGCCTCAAATGCAAGTTTTCCCAAGACGACATCTTCCGCTTTTCCTGCACCGGTACCTTTGAACTCAGGTAGCATCCAGACAACTCCAGACGAATTGGCATTAATGACCACGGCTATGCCTAGTACCTCATACATGGCATCCCACCACGAGTGGCCTCAGCATCAAGATCAACCAAGGACTGAACAAGCTTATAACCAGAAACAAGAAAATTCCATGCCTGTTGCACAATACAATCTGAACTATCAACCAAGCACTGCTGCACCACTCCATGTGGGCTTACACCATCGGAGCGACAAAGGTTCTGAGCATGCCGTGAAGTCAGAACACGCTCATAAGTCTGGGAGCAGTAAACATCACGGTCAAATGTATGCACCTGCTGCGGCCATTTCCCATAAAATGTCATTGGACAAGTACAGGGAGAAGCGTAAACTTGAAACAGTCGAAGTCGACGTAAGGGATCCGTACTTACCAGCACACGCAGAGCAGCAACATCACAAAAAGCACAGCCATGTGCCTGGTGGCAGCTCTGTGACGTCTCCCATCAAAATGAAAATTCCAATCGCGAACACGGAAAAGACGGAAAAACACTCGTCCGACAAAAAAGATAAGGGCGGGTCGCTTAAGCTGCGGATCCCTATCCCACCCACAGAGCGGCCCGCCAGCAAAGAGGActttaaattgaaaataaaagtatCTTCCACAGACAGACACAGCTCGTCCGACGAGGGCAGTGGCAAAAGCAAGACGTCTAGCCCTCATATGAGCAAAGAACACAAGGACAAGCACAAAGAGCATTCTTCCAACAGGCACCACAGTAGCAGCCACAAGCATTCCCATTCACATACTTACAGCAGCGGGAGCAACAATAATAGCAATAAACTTTCCACCGATGGCATGCCAACAACTGTCTTGAGGAGTCCCATTGGCCTGACTAACGATGGTGGTACCTCGAGCTCCAGCTCTTCGAGAAAGAGGCCGCATCCCAGCGATGCCTCTTACAACCACCACTCGAAAATGAGCAAAAGTTCCAAAAGTTCAG GTGGGCTACGGGCATCTCAGCACCCTCGTGAAACTGGACAAGAAGCCCGTGGAGAGCAACGGCCCTGA